One Glycine soja cultivar W05 chromosome 7, ASM419377v2, whole genome shotgun sequence genomic window, CCATCTAACAACGATCGTGGTAAATTCCACCATGGTTGTGGTAAACCATGAGGGCCACAGTCAATCCACAATGCCCAAGAGCTTCAACGTCACTATTTTTTGACCATGATCGAGGTAGATTTTACTGTAATCGTAGTGTACCTTTTCATACTGATATATATTAGGAAGCTATAAATAGGGCTTTGAACTTTGTAAGAAAATAATCTTTTGATCACTTTTATCTCTTATGAATTTTGAGAGAACCTTTATGGTTTTTAAGAGCTATGAACCTTTTAGTTCATTGTTACTAAAGTGTATGGTACATTTACCCTGTGCGAGTACTATTTTTATGCATCaagaaacaattttaaattttatggatcatagtttgttttaaatgggttttttttttgttttgtattggCCTATGAGCACATTAACCCACATAGAGAGAAATTAGACTTATATAAAAGCTTTAATGTGACATTGATCTTTACGTAGAATAAATGGCCAAGTCATACTATCACAACCCACTCTTGGACCATGACCAACACACAAACTATAATTTCTTTAGCTTGGCTAGCCTAAGAGTACCTCACtccaaatcacaattaaaagacCAATCAAAAGGGGTTATCGAATATCCGACAAAGTTTCCCCTAAAAACAAGATTAATCTCATATTGAATAACCTATGAAagcatatcatatatatatatatatatatatatatatatatatatatatatatatatatatatatacctagaTCCAACAGTTAGATATCAAGACTACTGATCATAACATAGGCCCTTGACATACTATCCAAAATATCAACTAATAATAATGTTGGTCATATATACTAATTATCAAAGTGTCTTAAAACATCATAATTACACCATAAGCATATTTACATGATAGGATCATCTATAtctcaaaataaagaaattttctctatatttatttCTACCATTATCCTTATAATTGCATCATATTGGAGTCACAAAAAAATACTCTCCATCAAATGCAATGGAGGCCTACCAAAAAGATAAACAATTTTCTGGGTAAGTCAGCAAAGCACAAGAAGTCAGCTACTTAACCACCTGTGTATTTGAGGGGGATGAAAGAAAGAGGTAAGTCACGAAGACTTAGTGAGAGCATAAAATACAAAACGGACAGGAAAGGTAGCACAAACATAACACAAGTCTTTACAtccaaaaagaatttaaatgacattaaataaaagcaaaataaatacaACTCGCTTTTAGAAACTATTGTATACTCCCTTGGAAACTTTTAAGACTACATTAATCTTGTATTCAAGAATAATTACTTTGTAAAAACTTACATTCTACTATGTGCACATAGACCATATTATCTTTTCGTTGTGGTGAACGATAATTATAGAAGTATGACATTTAGCTCGTAGATTACATTATCTCTTTCTTGCAATGAACAAATCTTTAGGAGCTATGGATATTCAACCCATAGATTGCATTCTCTCTTCGTTGCAGCAAaccaaaaatacatataaactaTGAATATTCgactcataggctacattattTCTTCGTTGTAGTGAGCAGTAATCAATCATAAActcacaataataaaaataaaagaaatccaATATCCACTTTTAAATACCTTATCAAAACTATTAAGAATTTCAaagaataaatttcaatcaaacaaaaataaatattttacttcatTCTCAAGTACTCCTAGAATTCAAAGATCACAAAAGAGTATATTTTGGAGTTTATTTGCTTCtcctaaaagaatttaaaagttTCACTAAGTAGATTAGCTACTCACAACCAAAAAGAAGGCAATCAATGTCTTCCAATGTCATTGGGAGGATCAATCACCATATTTTTCAcagaatctaagcatttaaaataataagaacaatAGATTAGACAAAATTTCCAAATTTAACATACATAAGATTTTGAGAAAATCATAATAATTCATAATACTTAGTTTTGTAACTCCTCTCACACAACCCATAGCTAAACTATGCTATAAAACACCCATCTAACTTAATGGGTTATAAatttaccttaaagagattagataaagaattttaaagagATGGGTGTTGTTCCTTTTTACTCCAATCACATTCCCTTGCTGGAAAGTGCCACAAGAATGTAATAAACTTGATGAATTTTAGAAGAATAAAAGATAAGGAGTCGAAGGATGAGAGATGAATAAAAATGAGGATGAAGAGGGAGGATTTGAGAAATGTGGGTGGattcttgaaagaaaataattaggAAAGGGAGAGGGGGAATTCTCGGAAGTTCTAAAATGGGAGGAGGgggttgttttattattattattattattattattattattattattatataaatgtgtGTGTTAAAATGAAATGGTGTGTTTCACATACTTTCATGTAGGTTAAGTCAAGCCTAAAAGTTGAAGTCTATGACATCCTTAACTAcatgctttttattttgttctcacTTTGGTATTAATAGAGTGTTTTAATCATGTaagtttcactttttttttttgttcattttaacctTAGCATGAGTTTTGAAATCCTCTATAAGTCACTTGTCTCAAGAATTAATGTAAAAAGTGATTTTTCTCATTAATTGAGGAACTGACATAGAAAGATTATCACTTTCTACTTTGATCGATTTCACATTCATCATACGATATAGAATGTCCAATACAaccaataataatgaaaatctaTTATACCTAATAAACCAGacttaaactttaatttttttacaaaaattaaacttatttaagCAAAATCTTATCGATCTAACTTATTTCCTCTTCTAATCAACCATCCTAGAATCATTCACTCACTCAATCCATCCAACGGAAAGAGACTCAACACTAAGAACCTTGGATCCCACATAAAAACAATCATGATAAAGTAATATGAaataacaagattttttttattagtgccAAACACAGAATTGAACGGTGAAAAAGcaataaatatgttaaaaaacatTGTGTTACGTGTCTCATCCAATAAACATGTGTTGCCAGGTTGGAGTGGTCATCACGATCTTATAAAACAAATCTGACTGTTTGCACTTTACTTCGTTTCATTCTCTCAAACACCAAACCCAAGTGATTATGTGTTCCTTCAAAACATGGTTCAATTTGTTCATCATTTTCCTTGCCTCGGCTGCAACACCCATCTTCTCATTAACAGATTCCCCAAATCAACTCTCCACAAACTTTCTAGAAATTGCCAAGAAACCTGAAGTATTTGATTGGATGGTGAAAATCAGAAGGAAGATTCATGAGAATCCAGAATTGGGTTATGAGGAATTTGAGACCAGTAAACTCATTAGAGAGGAATTGGATAAACTGGGTGTCCCCTATAAACACCCAGTTGCTGTCACTGGTATTATTGGCTTCATTGGGACAGGAAagtcaccttttgttgcaataAGAACTGATATGGATGCACTTCCCATCCAGGTTTCATGAGTTttatgtgtgttttttttttcatatgcttGAACCAagattgacttttttttatgatagtttTATGCGTTGGTTCTCTTGGTTAGGTGGTAAGGGTAAGACAACAAAAGAGTTATGTTTgcccttaattaattaattcctaaGTTTATTAACACTTTTTTGTATATTCCATTGATTTGATCTCAGGAAATGGTGGAGTGGGAGCACAAGAGTAAAGTACCTGGAAAGATGCACGCATGTGGTCATGATGCTCATGTCGCTATGCTTCTTGGGGCAGCAAAGATTCTCAAACAACATGAAAAACAGTTGCAGGTTTTACTTACTTTTTATATTGCCTTCTTTATTTCCATTTCCTTTCTATAATGACGTTATGATTTTGCTTTATTCATAGTCACGGCCTAATTGCAAGGGAATTTGAAATAGTATGCTTAAGGCCACAAGTTTTAATTTTGGGTCAGAAATTAAAGAGTCTATCTAGTTTGACTTGTGGCCCATaagatatttgatattttttatttatttttttactaggcttattatatatgttactgtttatttaatattttctccaAAGAAAGATAGAAATAAGAACGAAAAATTGCATATCACTTTAAGTTGGATTGGATtggatcaaatttaaattttaaaccaaattgatcaaatgatgaataaaaaagaaattgaaataatttgatCAAATGACTTTTCCCTTCAAAGTAGATCCAATCTAATATGCAAAAACACATAGTTGGTGCCTTTATTAGTCTACCATACAAAGGACACTCATCCATGTATGCTACTTTTTTatggattattttttatcttgttttgtCTGAGACAGGGATCTGAACTGCCTTTGCTTCGTGAGTTGGACTGGAATTATAGATTCCTATTAGACTGTTGAATTGGTCCGATCTTGACAATTTGGAACCAGTTTGGATAACTGGTGTGATATCTGCAAAGCTACTCCAGTGCTTAAGTCACTAAGGGTCCTccgtaagaaatataaaaataaatgcataTACATGTTACAGTGACATATGTTGTCTTCATCCTCTCTCATGGATCCCTTACAAATTCATTATCTTGTTGTCTAAATAGGGAACTGTTGTTCTTGTTTTTCAACCAGCAGAGGAAGGAGGTGCAGGGGCTAAGAAAATTTTAGATGCTGGAGCCTTAGATAATGTTACTGCTATCTTTGGATTACATGTGACGCCTGACATTCCAGTAGGTGAAGTGGCCTCTAGGTGTGGTCCATTATCGGCAGGAAGTGGTGTATTTGAAGCAATAATAAGAGGAAAGGGAGGTCATGCAGCTCTTCCCCAACTTTCTATAGACCCTGTGATGGCAGCTACTAATGTGATTATTAGCTTACAAAACCTTGTTTCTCGCGAGGCTGATCCTCTTGATCCTCAGGTATATTTggttaattcttatttttcccTTGTGAGCTTCacttttatacttattttatcCTCATTTCAATGCTATTATCAAGAAGGTTTTTACAATATTCTGAGTCTGTGACTGCTAATAGCTACGCGTTCATCCTGTCTTCTGCATGTTTACTTAAATTATATGTGGGAATCATAAGGAAGAAAATGaagtaaaatgaaataataagcaTAGCCTTTGATTGGAGGCTATTCATGGAAAGCTTTTGCCTGCTTTATCTGTTTAAAATGTAGAACTTGTTAAAGCTTTTCTGTGGTAGAGATAATTGAACATAACTACAGTTCCAAGaatcattattaattatatgcTAAGTAAGAATACTATTACATTTTATGTAACAAACTGAGTGATTAGCTTGGCTGGAAAATTGAGCTTGGATGAGCACCATATGGAATTGGAAACCACTATACTTCTCGCTAGTCAAAGCCATCGAGTATCTGGATTTCCAAGACAGTGTCCTGCTAAGTGTCTCGATTACAAGGGGTgggaaaaaataatatgacTTCAAGACCATGTTGGGTGAAGCTTTAATACCCTTGTCAGAGAAAAAGATGAGTTAGAGTAACACAACTTTACCACAAGCTTTTAATGACTATAGAGGCATATGCGATCTAGACCTTTAGGATGTATATGTTTGTGAACCTTATTATTCGTAATAGTTGCTTATTATTTAGACAGAAGAAAGGCTTGATTCTCGAAGGATTTTGCTAGTTTATGGTGACAATCCTCTGTATCTACCTTACATAAAGTATATGTCCCCACAGGTTTTGACAATTGCAAAGCTCCAAGGAGGTGATGCTTTCAATGTTATTCCAGATTATGTCACAATTGGTGGCACCTTCCGAGCTTTTTCTAGAGAAAGATTGGAGCACCTTAAACAGCGCATTGAGCAGGTTTGTCAAGGAGAAGAATAGATTCATTTTACATGCATAAACTGAAATATGAAATGAATGATCTAGACTCTCTTATAATGTACATCATCACCTCTCACTTatt contains:
- the LOC114417964 gene encoding IAA-amino acid hydrolase ILR1-like 4 isoform X3, which produces MCSFKTWFNLFIIFLASAATPIFSLTDSPNQLSTNFLEIAKKPEVFDWMVKIRRKIHENPELGYEEFETSKLIREELDKLGVPYKHPVAVTGIIGFIGTGKSPFVAIRTDMDALPIQEMVEWEHKSKVPGKMHACGHDAHVAMLLGAAKILKQHEKQLQGTVVLVFQPAEEGGAGAKKILDAGALDNVTAIFGLHVTPDIPVGEVASRCGPLSAGSGVFEAIIRGKGGHAALPQLSIDPVMAATNVIISLQNLVSREADPLDPQVLTIAKLQGGDAFNVIPDYVTIGGTFRAFSRERLEHLKQRIEQVIIGQAAVQRCNATVNFLDEENPLYPPTVNNGDLHKFFVDVAGNLLGINKVDTNMEQDMAAEDFAFYQEFIPGYYFTLGMEIASSEPVAPLHSPYLVINEDGLPYGAALHASLATGYLYQQDVAKVVGKYHDQL